GCTGTCCGTGCAGCCCTCGCTCTCACGGGAAGCCATGTCCTTTGGGCTGGAAGCtggcaggcagggcaggcaggcagggacgGAAGGCCCAGCAGCTATCCCTGTGACACAGCCATGGTTCTGTCATTCCTCACGATGTGGGAGAGGGAGCTGCTGGTCTCCTCCGCCCTTGGGTAGTAGAGGACAACCAGCCAGATGAAGATGAAAACACctgcaggagaaggaagaagatcatagcagcagcagcagtgagagaggCTCCTCCAGGTGCCTCTCCAGGCCTCAGCATCAGTGGCCGGGCTCCACGCaggtccctctgctccctgctgaaGGGAAGGGCATGACTGTGCCTTGGGACCCCTGGTCCACCAGTGTCAGGAAGAAAGCATGCTTCCTCCTGCctcccaccccttcccagccagACTGCAAGCTGGCCCTGACCTTGGAGGGAGTTGAGGATAGCAGCAAGGAAGAGCACGGGCATGGAAGAGCTGCCATAGCTGAGGAAGGACAGTGCCCAGGTGGCTCCAAGCAGGCAGAAGAGTCCCATCGCTGCCAGGGCCACCTTCCAGGCCTTGCAGTGCCCCTGCATCACCCCACTCCTCCACAGGTGGCAGTTCTTCCAGGCCACCACCCCAAAGATGGCGGTGTTGAAGAGGAAGATGAGGCCGAAGTAGCCACAGTTTGTGATGTAGTGGACAAGGAGGTGTTCAGAATTGATCCAGCACCTGAAAAGAGACAACTGCAATGCCTCCAGaagctctgctccccacacaTCTGTGGGAAACCCAAATCCTGCAGGCGTGTGCCACGCACAGGTGGATTATGATCTGGTCGTCCACCATCCCAATGCTGTATTCTCCATAGCTGCCAGTGGCtcctgccaccaccaccaccagagCAGGGAAGCCTGGAAGAACAAGAGAGAGCAGCATGGGGGAGGTCAGGGTTCTCTGTGTCTGCAGGCACCCATAACACTgcaaagcccagctccctccagCTGTAACCCACAGACTCCCTCACTCCCCAGCAGCCTGAGCTCACCCCATCCGACAATGCACAGCTTCAGCAGGTAGTGGTGTATGTAGGTGCCAAGGACCTTGACGAAGAGGAGGTAGAGGTGACAGCCCTCCAGCACCGTCCAGgtgaagcagcagagcaggcagtaGTGGGTGAGCCCTCCcagggcactgcacagccccatggAGGCTCTGCTGGAGAGCCCACCGTTGAGCAGGAAAGCCAGGTTGAGCAGGAACAGGCTGCTGACCAGGTTCATGTGCAGCCCCAGGTTGATGCGGAGGGTGTCCTCAGACCTGAACTGCTTGTAACTGCACCTGGAGGGAgcagaaaggggggggggggcatggggcagagggggcCCCCACATACTGGGGAGGGCCACAGCAGGCACTGAcaagtggaagaggagaggGGCACCCCTTCTCCGAGGCCTGGGGTTGCTCCACATTCCTCCCCAAACCCACCCAGGGtctgtggagctgctggcacaCCCCACCTTAAGAAGATGTAGAAGGCAAAGGTGAAGATGGAGAAAGCCACAGCCACTCCACAGCCACCATTGGCCACAGCCACCAACGTCTGTGCCATGGACACGTCCAGAGATGGGTTCTGTCAAACATGAGCGGTCAGATGGGTCCAAACCAGCCTGGAAAAGCTGGCTGTTGCCGCCCAAGCCGTGGAGCCAAGGGGGAATACCCCCagcagggtgctgcagggacCTCTACAAGCCCAGAACCCTCAGGTCTGTCCCCAAGATCCCCACGGAGAGCAGAGGTGGCGGTGGCTCTGGGGGATGTGCTTGCTCTTGGGGTGGGGGCACGGGTTGAGAGGATGGATCTCAAGCTTCACTGCTGTCAGAATAGAGCTCTTTCCACCCTACACATCCTCCACTGATCTGCTCCTGCCCTCCAGGACGCAAAGATGGGGCTGGGGTTGATTTTAGGGAAGGCCTGGGAGCAAATACAATTGTCCCTGTGCACCCAGCAGTGACACACGAGGGACCAAGCAGCCGAGCAGGGGTAagagtgggagctgcagggagaggggctgTCACCAGGAGGAGGGTGAAGAAGGAGAGGTGGTCGCAGGCGCAGACTGTCTCCTTGTCCCCGGGCTGTGTGACGCATCCGTGGCTGCTCCAGCCTCCGGCAGGCCCTACAAGCAGCACAGGGCCATAGCGGTGTGTGCTGACCCAAACCCGCATCCTGCCTCACAGATCACAAGCTGGGGGGCCATGATGCTTGTTGGTAGCAGGATGGCAGCCAGGAGCACGGCACGCagcctgcccacagccccactgagccCTGCCGAGCCTCGTACCTTTGTTGGGCTCCCAGAAGACGCACAGTGGGGTGACGTTCTGCAAATGGGGACACGGTGTGAGCCTGCACCTCACCAGGAAGcacagggaggggagggcaTGGCTCACGTGTGGCAGCGGCTGGTAGGCAAAGGTGAGCTGCACGGGGTCCCGCAGCTCCGAGACGTCCCCATCGCCCACCGCGATGCCCACCACGGTGTCGTCCAGGACCTTTCCCACCTGGTTGtcctcctgctcagagcagtgccGGCTGAGCTGAGCCGGCAAGCATCTCCCACATCCCAGTGGCTGAAGCGGGGTCGGGAACGAGAGCTCATACCTGGAACATGGCGAGCTGCTGGATGTTGAGCACGGTCACCACCACGCGCACTGCCTGGCCGCTCGGGGATGGGAACAGCCCGCCGGGGAGCCGGATTGTGCCTActgtgccctgctctgctgagctgaTCACTGCGGGGCCCTGGGGCAGGCACAAGCTCAGCCCTGCCCGTGTGCGTTCTGCCAAGCAGGGCTGCCGCAAGCACAGCGTGGAGGAGGGCATGGAAGCACGTGGTGGGCCCTCACCTCAGCAGGGGAGAATGCGAGGAGCAGGCCGTGGGCCACGGCCCCGCTGACGTTCAGGTGCAGTGCCCGCAGCccggctgtgctgctctgctctgcaaactGCACCATCCTGCGGGGCGGGCGGCACCgtggggcacagcccagggcACTGCCACGGCCCCACAGCACCCCGCAGCACCGCGCCGCTACCTGAGCCAGCGTGCCCGCAGGCAGCGGCAGGCAGGCTGGCCCGAGCGGCGCAGCTCCGTGCACTGGTGGGGCAGCTCCAGGGCCAGGCCGCGGCCCTCAGCACGCTCCTCCGGCTCCACCGCCATGTTGCAGCACTGCTTGGTCTCGTCCCCACGAGACAGCGCTGTGGGAGGCAGCGGTCAGAGCCCGGCGGTGGCATGGAGGCCGATGGGGTGTGGGTGGGCTGGGGTCTCACCGTCACAGCTGTCCTGGCGCGGCACGGCGCCTTGCAGGGGGGAAAACCCAGCGTCAGCCCTCGCTCCGATGGGGGAGATGGGTGCCAGCCCGAGGCGAGCACACGGAGatcccccagcccagcccctccTGGCTGTGCCAGTGCCGCCCAGCCCCGTCCCACCCAGCCGGCACTcaccagggagcagcaggagcagcagcaccgtGCCCAGCTGTGTGAGCTCCATGCTGCTTCCAGGGTCTCCCgtcccacagccctgctcttctgcaggctCCCCAGGGGCTCGCAGCTTCTCCTGAGGCAACCGCAGCGTCctcatttcctttctgcaaCCCCCTTCCTGTGGGTTGCCATGTAACCTCCTGCCTTCAGCTCGATGCCAACCACGATTATCGGTTGGAGCTGCTTCGCTTCCCCAGCGAGCTCCGgcctcttgtttttccttcccttctcaccccatcctgcccagccctgctgtgccaaCGAGCAGCAGGACACACGACAGGGTGCCCCGCTGCCAGCTAAGCCTGTGCCACCCATGGCCACGACCAAAGGAGGGACCCCAAAGGACAGCTCACCGACAGCAGAGACCCCGGGGAGACGCACTCAGAGTGCGTGTGACTTTAATGAGCGCAGGTCTGACGTGCGAGCGCAATCATTCAACGTTTACACCATACAAAAATAGAGAAACATtcaacaaaataacaaaaatagaTTATTTCAGCTGCTGGAGGGTGTCCCCACGGCTGTTATTCTGTCTTCGCCTGGGAAGGGACAATCGGTGGCCACAAGCAAGGGCTGGAGACGGGGTCTTTCCCACCTGCTGGCCTAGGGGCAACGGAAGGGACACTGGGAGGCACAGAGGGCTCTGTCCCTGCCCCATGCCGCAGCCCTACACATCCCTCTGCCCTGCCCCGGGGGCCAGCCCCGtccctgcaggaggaggcaggcagggatggggacagccaGATACTCAGGGGGACACAGCAATGGGGAACGTGGGGCCAGCGGAGGCGAGGGGCTGAGGGTCCCCGCCGTGGGTCCCTGAACTCCCAGTGGGTGCAGTTGCGAAGCAAACACCCTCTGCCAGGCATCCCCACGGCACGGCCAGCACGGGGCTCAGCCGGGGTGGCTCTGGCTGCTGTTGGGCTGTAGCTTCACGCTGTCAGAGCTGCCATGGAAGTCAGAAGACTTTTTCGCCTGCAGCACCATGGTCCAGTACcagagaaagatgagaaaacctggaagaggagggagaaaaggtgGGTGAACCGCTCTGAGGGACCACCAGCAGCTGAGAGCGTTGGTCTGCAGGGGCCACATCCTCTCATACCCCACCACTGCTTCACCAATCCCACCCAAAGCCCCGGGGCGGCTCATGCCCTTTGGAggagcccagtgccccaggatCACCTTGGAGTGAGTTGACGATGGTGAAGATGTAGAGGGAGACGAGGCGGAAAACACCAGAGGTGAAGGAGAAGAACACCAGTGCCCATGGGATGCCCAGAAGGATGCTCAGCCCAAAGAGGGCCAGGACGTGCTTGAGCTTGTGGCCTTTCTTGTTCTGCCGGAGGATCTCCCGGATCATGGCCCCCAGCATGACCAAGTTGAAGAGGAACACCACGCTGAAGAACCCCAGGTTCACCACGTTATGGATCAGGGGGCTCGTGAGCCAGCATCtagagggaggggaaagggcAGAGGGTTACACTCTGTCATCCCATGGGGGCACGAGACAGAGCATTTGGGGGGAGCACGCAGTGAAACACGGAGTGGGGATCCCCTGCCCCACCTTACACAAAGCCCAGGGCAAGGCATGGCCTGCTGGGCTAGGGAAAATCCATAGGATGTGGTGGAGGCTCAGTCAGATGACTTTAAGACCGGGGACCAAGCGACCAGTTTCCTGTGACTTACATGGTTGCGTTGGTGGATCTTCCACCAATGGATTCATAGACAGGAATGTAGAAAGGGCCGTAGTTGGTCCAATTAGCCAAGAGGATCAACATCACACAGAAGAAGGGAAGTCCTGCGTGCCAAGAACAGAATGAAGCAGCCACCCTTAAGCCTGACCCACAGAGCAGCCTCTGGAAGaactccttccccttttcccttgtATGGCGTacaaagaacctcctctccttGGGGTGAACCGAGGATGGAGCGTGCAATGAGGACACCTGGTGTAAGCGCTGGCTGAGGAGCAGGCTCGTGGTGCACAGACCCACGTGGGGGTCTCACAGGGTGTTGGAATTTCAGGCCAAAAAGGATGGTAATCtcaccccaccatgccctcCCGTCCAAAGCAGGGATGTGTGAACGTCTCCTGCCCCGAGCCCACCTGTATGGGCAGCCCTGGGTGTCTCTGCTCTCAGACACCTGCTCCAACATGTCTCCATCCCCATGCAGGCACCACGTACGGTGGAAAAGCCTCAGGAGCAGAGTCCACATGCCTGATCAGCCCACTGCCCTGCCCCTCGGCGGTCTCTGCCTCCCCAGTCCTCACCCCAGCCCACCAGGCAGAGCTTGAGGAGGAAGTGGTCGTGGTAGGCGTTGAAGACTTCGATTACAAGCCTGTAGAGGTTGTAGCCCTCGATGCCCATCCAGGTGAGGCAGCTGAGGAGGGAGAAGTGCAGGAACAGCCCCCcggctctgcaggctgcctgaCTGCTGCTGGAAGCCAGGTGCTCCGAGACGAGGAAGGTGAAGTCCAGGAGGAAGATGGCACCCAGCAGGTTCATGTGGATGTGCATGCTTGTGATCTGGTCTCGCTGCTTGCTCCTGGAGAAGCAAGGGGAAGAGGACTCAGCACCACACCAGTATCCCCAGTGCCCCAAAACGCCCCGCGGTGTCGCACTGGCTCCTGTGTTTGCCAGATCTGTGGCAGCCGCCAAGCTGGCTTTCCCATCACTGAGAACTGCAGGTGCTTGTGAGCACCCTGCAGGAAACCTGGCCAAGGCAGCAGTTTCTGGAGAGGAGCGCTCTACTTTCTTCCATCCTGGCTCCTTcgctgtgctgccagctgcgCCACGCAGTGGGAAGAAGGCAAAGAGGGGCATGGGTTGACCTGTCAGCCCATGGGCACCCGGCCCATACCTGAAGTAGAGGAAGAAGATGGTGGAGATGGATGCCAAAGCTGAGATGAGGCAGCCGATGTACGTGATGATGCTCAGGGAGTCCCTGTGTAGGTAGGAAATCTCTGGAGAGGAAAcctggggggaaggaggaacGAAAGAGAGTGAGGGAACagtgggaaggatggagggagcTGAGGGAAGGTGGTACCCACCATCAGCACGGCAAAGTAGGTGAGGTGGTTGCATCTGCAGTCTGTCCGGGTGTCCCCCTCCACTGTCGTGCAACCATAGCTGTCCCAGTTCCCAGAGCTGGCtgcaagaggaaggaagagcaaCAGGAACAGCAGCTTTGGGATTTCGGAGCTTCCAAAGCCTCCATAGCAATGGGGAGGACAGAGGTCGGGATCCTCCCATCGTGGGGAAGATTTATGGAGCTGGAGCAAGGCAGGGAGGTGCAGAACAGCACATCTTTGGTACATAGCTGAGGGAGCAGGGACAGCATCTGCACTTCACACCCAAACACAGATACACTCACCAGTGCCATCCTCCCTCCAGAAGACACACAGTGGGGTCACATTCCTCTGAAATGACAAAACcagggatcatagaatcatagactcatagaatggcccgggttgaaaaggaccataatgatcatcgagtttcaacccccctgctatgtgcagggtcgccagtcaccagaccaggctgcccagggccacatccagcctggccctgaatgcctgcagggatgctggggTGCCGTGCAGAGCTCTGGGCTCACAGCCCAGGGAGAAGGTTTGGTAGGGGCAACATGGGGCAGGGGGTGAGATGGTTGCAGGAGACAGACAGGCCTGCGCGGGCTTAAGGTAGACTTCCCAGGCCCTATTTTTAAACAAGGGGTTCAGCTTTGATCAGCTGAATGAACGAGCAGAGGAACTGTTAGACAGCGTCCCCAGTCCTGGAGATCGTGCATGTGGCGAAGCCCCAGAAGATGCCAAAGGTTGTACAGAACGACTGAGGACATGGACCCACGGGGTGGTGAGCACTCTTCAGCCTAACAGGGCCCGAGCCCCCCTTGCCCTCACCCTCTGTTCCTGGAAGGGTTGGGTGTAATGAGGCTCCTTCCCCACCTACCGGCAGCCGGTTGTGGAAGAAAGTGAGGACCACTGGCTCGGAGAGGTTGGCCACCACCGTATCCACCAAGGAGATGCCAACCACTTTGTCACCCAGGATGTGGCTGCTGTTCTCATCCTGCAGGAGAAGGAGGTGGTAACGCCAAGGGAAGGGAGAGGTCCCAGAGAGGAGGCCCTGGGCCACTTCCTTGCGCTGTAGCTCATCTTTGGAGCACCTGACAGCTCTGAAGCAGGGACGGATGCAGGGATATCCATCACGCCACACGGTGCAGGCATTACCTGGAACATGGCTTGGCTGTTGATGTCCACCAGGAGCACCCTgtgctccaccacctcctcctccttcttctttgCCATCACAAAtaggctgcttggcaggtccaCGGCAAACCCCTGcacctctctgctctcctgcaagGACAGACCGATGGACAGATGGAGCTCGGGTGGATGCTGGCATGTTGCTTTGAGCCCTTCAGGGGCAATGGGGATGAGTGGGGTGCCCAGCGCCAGGGTAACATGGACCCACCTCTTTTGGGGAAGCGAAGGCCAGGTGCTGAGGAGCCTGCGTGGGGCTGATGCTCAGCACAGTGGCACGCAGGGCTGCCTTCCCGAAGGTCTGGTTCTGTTCTTCAAGCTCCACTTGTGCCAGCGTCCTCTCCAAGGCCCTGAGTTTGCTGTAGAAAATAGGGCACGGTGAGTGGGGCCAGGAAAACGCGGGCATGGCTCAGTGAATGCCCCGTGATCACCCAGCCCCACACTCACTGCCGAAGGGAGCGCTGCGCCGTGGAGCCCGCAGACGGCACCCGCGCCAGGAGGCCATCCAGGGCAGCAAGCTCATCCTCCACGTCCTGCTTCCAGACAGGCATCATCTCTGGAGGGACTGGTGGCACAAACAGGGGATGGCATCAGGACCACTGGCGGCACCAGCCTCCCCCTGCCCGCAGCCCTGGCATGACCCCAAGCGAAGGGCTTTGGTGTGACCCTACGAAGATCCCAACCCGTGGGGCTCCTCCAGGTGCCTGCAGCTCGGTGCTCCTCGCAGAGCTTCCTGGGATCTTACTGGGCTGAAGCACTTTGGAAATCACTTTCCTCATCTCTGGGGAGCTGCTTGCCCTTGGGTGCCATGAGTTGCTCGATCCAGTTGCCCTTCCCATCACccctcagcacagtgctgataCCATCACACTGCAGCACGGCACCGGGAACACACCCGTGGCCCCAGCACTGGGGATGGAATTAACCCGTATCTCACTGAAATAACACTGAACTGCCTTTACCAGGGAAAAGATATTCAGATGCACTCTCAAGGGAGGTGTTCTTCTGGCCCTTGAAGACATAGGACACGTTGAGGATGGAGGCCTTGGTCTTCTCCAAGCCCCGTGCGATGCCATCAGCCGGATCATGGCCCAGGAAGAAGCTCTTCTTCCCATATGCCAACCAGAGGGTCCTGTTGGCCTTGAACCAGTAGATGCAGAAGCGGTACCGGCCCAAGGTGGTTGGCAGGCTGTACTGGTAGGAAGGGGTTGTCCTGTCTGCCAAAAAGGGACTCCTGATCACCAGCGCCTGGGCCGTGTTCTCAATGGAGAtgttggcagagctgtgctcgTAGATGACGGAGCTGTTCTCGGTCTGGTTCCTGTCACCACAGAAGCGGAAATCCTCCTGGCGGCCGCTCACCCCCACCCCTGCATTGCAAAAGGACAGAGAGACGCTGCTCAGCACGGGCACAGCCGCCCCGCAGCCCAAGCCCACCCTGCCCACAGTCACGGCGTAGGGTTCAGCAGCGTGCCGGGCTCCTTTCCTCCCCATTgacaggcagagctctgcagatggATGGAGACCCGCTCCTTTCTCCAGGTTCCCACCCCGGAGGACCAAACCCAGGAGGTGTTTCACCCATCGGTGCCCTCAACCATTGCGTTTCGGGGCTGCCAGGACGTGGCAGGGTGCTGCCTACCTTGGAGaggggagagaagcagcaggaggaggacttTCATGGTAGCTGGCTCTCAGCCTGGGTTCTGCCTCCCAGGAGCAAATGGAGCCTGTAGGGTCACAAAGAAAAGAGGCACGGTGTCAGGGGACGGGGAGCCGAGGTGggacagcagctggcagcagagtcAGCTCTGAGACCCACTGCCACCAGGAGGAGCGGGCACCCTGACGGCCCCATAGGGCGGGGAGGCACGTGGGAGCCGGGGGGCTCCCTCCTGCCCACTGCCTCGTATATTGGTTCCTCCCTTGGCTTCTTTCGGCAGGTGATAAGAACAGAGGGAAACAGCGGTTTCCTAACCCCCCGAGCCTCGAATTATTTCTGCTGGTGCTTACGGCAAGGAGCTGATCGCGTCACACACCGCAGCAGGACTCCGCCCCCCCGCAGccccttccccccatccccgccGTGCCTCGGCTGCGTGCATTTCCCACGCTCCTGGGACCCCGTTTTGTAGGAGACCCCCcggcccccagcagcagccaagacCACATCAGTGAGGGCTGCACTGGGGCACGAAGCCAGCCAGGAGTGCAGATAGCAGCTGCCGTGCAAAGCGGAGCTGCAGCGACATGCATGCAGAGGGGTTCCCACAAGCAGCTCTGGCCACAGATCTGCGCTGCACAGCTGAGGCTCTGACCGCTGCCACGATGCTGGACACGAGTGGAACGCTGAGCGCATCCTGGGTGCGTGAGAATGATAAATAGAAAGGCTCCTCTGTGGCTTTAAGTCTTTCTGTAGCTCAGCACGCTGCCATGGGCGCAATAGTCCCACTGAGGTCCCCGGTGTGGGCATGGCGCGGCTTGGGAGGGATCGGCCCTTGGAGCCATTCCTGAGCCCAACCAGAACCAGAAACCGAAAGCCCAACCAGGACCCAGTGGAGGTGAGCAGCGATGTTTCCCCGCTCGCCAACCCGCCTGATTGCCGCTTCCTGAGCTGAACAATGGCGAGAGAAAATCGCCATTCTCCCCCCCGGAGAGAAAGCTGACACGGCTCACAAAAGGCACTGCCCGTTCTCCTCCGCAtctggggggcaatggggacgcAGAGCACTGCCACCCCCACGTACCTGGGGGCAGCAAGGATGAGGAGCACCGGGGTACCCAGGTGGCCAGGGGTGGCGATGCCCCCATTCCCAGGAATCCCTCTTGGACAGCCACAGCAAGGGGATGGAAGGCTttcccccaccccaaccccaaaagCTCCCCAGGAACATATAGAAAAGCTGCCGTTCTGTCCCACACtggaggtgggggggttggagcagCCCCTGTTGGCACAGGGCACATCTTTTCCCAAAGGCTCAGCCCCGGCGTGGGGATGTTACAGAGCGTTCCCTCAGCACCACAAAATGAATGCGCTCATCGGAAAGGGAAGCCGAGGAATAACACCGTGACCTCTAAAGCTGGAAAAAACAAGAGCCCGGTGGGAAACCTTCCTGCTCCCCGGGTGACTGGGCACCAGGCATTCCATCGAGGTGCTGAtggcaggagggctgtgctCATGCTGTGTTCCCCACAAACGGAGGACGCGCTCACGTCTCCAACAAACACTGGAAACACACTGATGAGGGgttttttgttggctttgcATCCAGGCTCCTCAGCACAACGCACCCGAGATGCTAACGGGGGAGCAGCTCTTTGCCCACAGCCCATCACCCGTGGGGCAGGAGGCACGGTTTGGGGGCTGGgcggggaaactgaggcacggagaCGTGGCCTGGAGTGGACCCGTGCATGGGGAGCGGGTCTGCCTTCACAATGCGCCCTTGGCCTTGGCCTGCAGCCCACGGGCAGCCCACACATTGCTCACGGCATCGGCACGTCAGCCCCTTCCCGTCACCAGCGGGCGTCAGGCACGCGCCCTCGGCCACCAGGATGGCCGCAGATCCCATGGGAGCGCATGGGGCCATTGGTCGCCACGGCCCCACGACGCAGCGAGCATCCTCGGAACCCAAATTGACCGATTCAGGAGGGGCAGCGCTGGTGTGAAGGGTGGGACTGTCAGCTCTCAACCACAAAATATGGGGTGAATGCAACACAAGGCACACCCCGATGTGCGATGAGGGCTGCGAGAAGCCGCTCTGCTCCCCGCCTCGCCGACACCCCTCAGCACTCTACTGCAAAGCCAGGTACCCGGGCTGCGTAGCAGAGCCCCACTCCCTGCCAAGGCCCAGCTGTCGGCGAGCTGATGGGAAAGGAGTTGGCGGCTCGGCACGGCcagctggcacacagcagcaccaccacGTCCC
The sequence above is drawn from the Gallus gallus isolate bGalGal1 chromosome 11, bGalGal1.mat.broiler.GRCg7b, whole genome shotgun sequence genome and encodes:
- the ADGRG1 gene encoding adhesion G-protein coupled receptor G1; this translates as MKVLLLLLLSPLQGVGVSGRQEDFRFCGDRNQTENSSVIYEHSSANISIENTAQALVIRSPFLADRTTPSYQYSLPTTLGRYRFCIYWFKANRTLWLAYGKKSFFLGHDPADGIARGLEKTKASILNVSYVFKGQKNTSLESASEYLFPVPPEMMPVWKQDVEDELAALDGLLARVPSAGSTAQRSLRHKLRALERTLAQVELEEQNQTFGKAALRATVLSISPTQAPQHLAFASPKEESREVQGFAVDLPSSLFVMAKKKEEEVVEHRVLLVDINSQAMFQDENSSHILGDKVVGISLVDTVVANLSEPVVLTFFHNRLPRNVTPLCVFWREDGTASSGNWDSYGCTTVEGDTRTDCRCNHLTYFAVLMVSSPEISYLHRDSLSIITYIGCLISALASISTIFFLYFRSKQRDQITSMHIHMNLLGAIFLLDFTFLVSEHLASSSSQAACRAGGLFLHFSLLSCLTWMGIEGYNLYRLVIEVFNAYHDHFLLKLCLVGWGLPFFCVMLILLANWTNYGPFYIPVYESIGGRSTNATICWLTSPLIHNVVNLGFFSVVFLFNLVMLGAMIREILRQNKKGHKLKHVLALFGLSILLGIPWALVFFSFTSGVFRLVSLYIFTIVNSLQGFLIFLWYWTMVLQAKKSSDFHGSSDSVKLQPNSSQSHPG
- the ADGRG3 gene encoding adhesion G protein-coupled receptor G3 codes for the protein MRTLRLPQEKLRAPGEPAEEQGCGTGDPGSSMELTQLGTVLLLLLLPGAVPRQDSCDALSRGDETKQCCNMAVEPEERAEGRGLALELPHQCTELRRSGQPACRCLRARWLRMVQFAEQSSTAGLRALHLNVSGAVAHGLLLAFSPAEGPAVISSAEQGTVGTIRLPGGLFPSPSGQAVRVVVTVLNIQQLAMFQEDNQVGKVLDDTVVGIAVGDGDVSELRDPVQLTFAYQPLPHNVTPLCVFWEPNKGPAGGWSSHGCVTQPGDKETVCACDHLSFFTLLLNPSLDVSMAQTLVAVANGGCGVAVAFSIFTFAFYIFLRCSYKQFRSEDTLRINLGLHMNLVSSLFLLNLAFLLNGGLSSRASMGLCSALGGLTHYCLLCCFTWTVLEGCHLYLLFVKVLGTYIHHYLLKLCIVGWGFPALVVVVAGATGSYGEYSIGMVDDQIIIHLCWINSEHLLVHYITNCGYFGLIFLFNTAIFGVVAWKNCHLWRSGVMQGHCKAWKVALAAMGLFCLLGATWALSFLSYGSSSMPVLFLAAILNSLQGVFIFIWLVVLYYPRAEETSSSLSHIVRNDRTMAVSQG